One part of the Ochrobactrum quorumnocens genome encodes these proteins:
- the murB gene encoding UDP-N-acetylmuramate dehydrogenase, producing MQIISDFDLTSHNTFGLISKARYVANVRKVDDLDEVSAFAAAKCLRLRVVGGGSNVLLRERIEGVIAIMATKGRSIIAQEDGRVLVRAMAGEDWQDFVAWTIEQGLGGLENLAGIPGTVGAAPVQNIGAYGLELSDRFVSLTAYDVLYRKLVTFDREECRFSYRQSVFKTTNRYVIVDITLALPRPWRPVLGYKGLESSFADAQAIMAEVINMRRQKLPDLKILGNAGSFFHNPVVSPSVLDQIAKAPRYHQADGTCKLSAAWLIETCGLKGAREGQAGVYDNHALIIVNHGGATFGDVSRIASRVIESVRARFNINLAMEPIIV from the coding sequence ATGCAGATTATCTCCGACTTTGACCTGACCTCTCACAACACGTTCGGGCTTATCTCAAAAGCGCGTTACGTCGCCAACGTAAGAAAGGTCGATGATCTCGACGAAGTTTCAGCCTTCGCCGCAGCGAAATGTCTGCGGCTGCGTGTCGTCGGTGGTGGAAGCAACGTACTACTGCGTGAACGAATTGAAGGTGTGATTGCCATCATGGCAACTAAAGGTCGGTCGATCATCGCGCAGGAGGACGGGCGGGTCCTTGTCCGTGCCATGGCGGGTGAAGACTGGCAGGATTTTGTCGCATGGACCATTGAGCAGGGACTTGGTGGTCTTGAAAATCTTGCCGGTATCCCTGGGACGGTCGGAGCCGCCCCGGTTCAGAACATAGGTGCTTACGGCCTGGAACTGAGCGACCGTTTCGTCTCACTCACGGCTTACGACGTTTTATACCGAAAATTGGTTACATTCGATCGAGAGGAATGCCGCTTCAGCTACAGGCAATCGGTCTTCAAGACAACGAATAGATACGTCATTGTGGACATTACACTTGCTTTGCCAAGACCGTGGCGTCCTGTTCTCGGTTATAAGGGACTAGAAAGCTCTTTCGCCGACGCCCAAGCAATCATGGCAGAGGTTATCAATATGCGTAGACAAAAATTGCCTGATTTGAAGATACTCGGAAATGCAGGTTCGTTCTTTCACAATCCGGTTGTTTCTCCATCCGTGCTCGACCAAATTGCCAAGGCTCCTCGTTACCACCAAGCTGATGGTACATGCAAACTGTCAGCCGCCTGGCTAATTGAGACCTGTGGGCTAAAAGGCGCGCGAGAGGGTCAAGCCGGTGTTTACGATAATCATGCGCTGATCATCGTAAACCATGGCGGAGCTACGTTTGGGGACGTATCGCGAATTGCCTCACGCGTGATAGAGAGTGTTCGTGCTCGCTTTAACATCAATCTTGCTATGGAGCCCATTATAGTCTGA
- a CDS encoding SH3 domain-containing protein, producing MQKLFAAEEQGVALGFLQATSPRNSDEPARVADQHPFVGKWLYASSRVNMRAGPSTSTKVITAISRGATVKILNYRSGWFSVSYANHVGWVSEKYISQQRPLTETRPVRALKMIVPTAPAHSAPVSRSGQPVRSPYVGTCDCPYDLMRNGHQCGGRRAYRKPGGGNPICYD from the coding sequence ATGCAAAAGCTGTTTGCTGCGGAAGAACAAGGTGTGGCACTTGGCTTTTTGCAAGCGACATCGCCGCGAAACTCAGACGAGCCAGCAAGAGTGGCCGATCAACATCCTTTCGTAGGGAAGTGGCTTTATGCGAGCAGTCGGGTCAACATGAGAGCGGGGCCGTCAACTTCGACAAAAGTCATTACGGCAATAAGCCGGGGAGCCACTGTGAAAATTCTAAACTACAGAAGTGGCTGGTTTAGCGTCTCCTACGCCAATCACGTGGGCTGGGTGTCAGAAAAATATATATCCCAACAGCGCCCCCTCACCGAAACAAGACCGGTGAGGGCACTAAAGATGATAGTGCCAACAGCACCAGCACACAGTGCACCCGTAAGCCGTTCGGGACAACCTGTACGATCTCCCTATGTTGGGACGTGTGACTGCCCATACGATCTGATGCGAAATGGACATCAGTGCGGTGGTCGAAGGGCTTATCGTAAGCCTGGTGGCGGAAATCCAATCTGTTATGATTGA